Proteins encoded by one window of Mesorhizobium sp. INR15:
- a CDS encoding aspartate aminotransferase family protein, with amino-acid sequence MDNDDFRQWSRRAADWGADYRSTLRDRPVRPPVASGDVFKSIEVSPPEAAEPMERIFADFENKILPGMTHWQHPRFFAYFPANAAPVSVVAEYLVSAMAAQCMLWQTSPAATELETRTVDWMRQALGLPEGFSGVIQDSASSATLAAVLTMRERALDWQGNKQGLAGQVRLRIYSSDQVHTSIDRAIWVSGIGEANLVRIPVSGRFRAMDTAALEAAIIADRDAGMLPAGIIACVGGTSTGGTDDIAAVADVARRHGLYLHVDAAWAGSAMICPEYRHFWTGIEGADSIVFNPHKWLGAQFDCSIQFLRDPESHVRTLAIKPDYLKTHGHDGIINYSEWSVPLGRRFRALKLWFLLRAHGLEGLRTMIRNHVAWSEGLAIRLAKEPDFELVSEPMLSLFSFRHRGGAGVDADAHNLRLVNAINDDGRIYLTQTKVDGAVAIRFQVGQFEATASDVDTAFETITELARGLT; translated from the coding sequence ATGGACAATGATGATTTCCGGCAGTGGTCTCGGCGCGCCGCCGACTGGGGTGCGGACTACCGCAGCACTTTGCGCGATAGACCAGTCAGGCCGCCGGTTGCATCAGGAGATGTTTTCAAAAGCATCGAAGTGTCGCCGCCTGAGGCTGCCGAGCCGATGGAACGGATCTTCGCCGACTTTGAGAACAAGATCCTGCCGGGCATGACGCATTGGCAGCATCCGCGCTTTTTCGCCTATTTCCCGGCCAACGCAGCCCCAGTCTCGGTGGTGGCTGAATATCTGGTCTCGGCAATGGCCGCGCAGTGCATGCTGTGGCAGACCTCGCCGGCGGCAACCGAGCTCGAGACCCGCACCGTCGATTGGATGCGTCAGGCACTCGGGCTGCCGGAAGGATTTTCCGGCGTCATCCAGGATTCCGCGTCATCGGCGACGCTCGCGGCGGTGCTGACCATGCGTGAGCGCGCGCTCGACTGGCAAGGCAACAAGCAAGGCCTGGCCGGGCAGGTGAGGCTGCGCATCTATTCCTCCGACCAGGTGCACACGTCAATTGATCGGGCGATCTGGGTGTCGGGCATCGGCGAGGCCAATCTCGTCCGCATTCCGGTTTCCGGCCGGTTTCGCGCCATGGATACAGCAGCACTCGAAGCGGCGATCATTGCCGACCGGGATGCCGGCATGCTGCCAGCCGGCATCATCGCTTGCGTCGGCGGCACAAGCACCGGCGGCACCGACGACATCGCCGCGGTTGCCGATGTCGCGCGGCGGCATGGGCTCTACCTTCATGTCGATGCCGCCTGGGCCGGATCGGCAATGATCTGCCCTGAGTACCGGCATTTCTGGACTGGCATCGAAGGGGCGGATTCCATCGTCTTCAATCCGCACAAATGGCTTGGTGCGCAGTTCGATTGCTCGATCCAGTTCCTGCGCGATCCCGAGAGCCATGTTCGCACGCTCGCCATCAAGCCCGACTATCTCAAGACCCACGGCCATGACGGCATCATCAACTATTCCGAATGGTCGGTTCCGCTTGGCCGGCGCTTTCGCGCGCTGAAACTGTGGTTCCTGCTGCGTGCTCACGGACTGGAAGGCTTGCGCACGATGATCCGCAACCACGTCGCATGGAGCGAGGGACTGGCGATCCGGCTGGCAAAGGAGCCCGACTTCGAACTTGTCTCCGAGCCGATGCTGTCATTGTTCTCGTTCCGGCATCGGGGGGGGGCCGGCGTCGATGCGGACGCTCACAACCTGCGTCTGGTCAATGCGATCAACGATGACGGACGCATCTACCTGACGCAGACGAAGGTGGACGGTGCCGTGGCAATCCGCTTCCAGGTCGGCCAGTTCGAGGCGACCGCCAGCGATGTCGATACGGCTTTCGAGACGATCACCGAACTTGCGCGAGGCCTGACCTGA
- a CDS encoding DeoR/GlpR family DNA-binding transcription regulator, with protein sequence MYLSPRHAEIIQMAKDNGRVLVDDLATHFNVTPQTIRKDLNDLCDQRLLSRVHGGALFPSGIENMEYEARRKIAAEEKEAIGRAAARLIPDNASLFINIGTTTESVSKALLDHNGLMVITNNINVANRMRIYPSIEVVIAGGVVRGSDGGVVGEAAVDFIRQFKVDYAVIGASAIDHDGALLDFDFREVKVAQAIIANARHVILVSDQTKFERTAPVRIGHLSQVNTFITDRCDIPSVRKICQEAEVQLIETSLG encoded by the coding sequence ATGTATCTGTCGCCGCGCCACGCCGAAATCATCCAGATGGCAAAGGACAATGGCCGTGTGCTGGTTGACGACCTGGCGACGCATTTCAATGTGACGCCGCAGACCATACGCAAGGACCTCAACGACCTCTGCGATCAGCGGCTGCTTTCCCGTGTCCATGGCGGTGCGCTGTTTCCTTCCGGCATCGAGAACATGGAGTATGAAGCGCGCCGCAAGATCGCCGCCGAGGAGAAAGAGGCGATCGGCCGCGCCGCGGCCAGGCTGATCCCCGATAATGCCTCACTGTTCATCAACATCGGCACCACGACAGAGTCGGTCAGCAAGGCTTTGCTCGATCATAATGGCCTGATGGTCATCACCAATAACATCAATGTTGCCAATAGGATGCGTATCTATCCCTCGATTGAGGTGGTGATCGCCGGTGGTGTCGTGCGCGGTTCCGATGGCGGCGTGGTCGGCGAGGCCGCTGTCGATTTCATCAGGCAATTCAAGGTCGACTACGCGGTGATCGGCGCCTCGGCGATTGACCATGACGGCGCGCTACTCGATTTCGATTTTCGAGAAGTGAAGGTGGCACAAGCGATCATCGCCAATGCGCGGCATGTCATCCTGGTTTCGGACCAGACCAAATTCGAACGCACGGCGCCGGTGCGCATAGGCCATCTGTCGCAGGTCAACACGTTCATCACCGACCGTTGCGACATCCCGTCGGTACGCAAAATCTGCCAGGAGGCAGAGGTTCAACTGATCGAGACATCGCTCGGCTAG